One stretch of Prunus persica cultivar Lovell chromosome G1, Prunus_persica_NCBIv2, whole genome shotgun sequence DNA includes these proteins:
- the LOC18788880 gene encoding cell division cycle 20.2, cofactor of APC complex: MDAGSMSSSSKLKSESSWPLRQQLLQERNTRENLDRFIPNRSAMDFDFAHFMLTEGRKVKKNPAMVSSPSKEAYRKQLAESMNMNRTRILAFKNKPPAPVELFPREFSSLPQEKPAKPRRHIPQTSERTLDAPDLVDDYYLNLLDWGSCNVITIALANTVYLWDATNGSTSEVTTFEDEVGPVTSVSWAPDGRHIAIGLDNSEVQLWDSTANKQLRTLRGCHRSRVGSIAWNNHILTTGGMDGCIVNNDVRVRSHIVETYRGHEQEVCGLKWSASGQQLASGGNDNLLHIWDRSVASSNSPTQWLHRLEDHTAAVKALAWCPFQGNLLASGGGGGDRCIKFWNTHTGACLNSVNTGSHVCALLWNKNERELLSSHGFTQNQLTLWKYPSMAKITELTGHTSRVLYMAQSPDGCTVASAAGDETLRFWNVFGVPEVAKPAPKSNPEPFAHFNRIR, from the exons ATGGATGCAGGATCAATGAGTTCTTCGTCTAAGTTGAAGTCAGAGTCAAGCTGGCCTCTTCGACAACAACTTCTTCAGGAAAGGAATACTAGGGAaaat CTGGACAGGTTCATCCCCAACAGATCAGCGATGGATTTTGATTTCGCACACTTCATGCTTACTGAAGGTAGGAAAGTTAAGAAAAACCCAGCTATGGTATCTTCCCCATCCAAAGAGGCCTATCGGAAGCAGTTGGCAGAGTCCATGAACATGAACCGGACTCGAATCCTAGCTTTCAAGAACAAGCCTCCGGCCCCTGTAGAGCTCTTCCCACGCGAGTTCTCTTCTTTACCACAGGAAAAACCGGCAAAGCCCCGAAGGCACATTCCTCAA ACTTCAGAGAGGACATTGGATGCTCCCGATCTTGTGGATGATTACTACCTAAATTTGTTGGATTGGGGAAGCTGCAATGTTATCACGATAGCTCTTGCAAACACAGTTTATTTGTGGGATGCTACCAATGGTTCTACTTCGGAGGTCACCACATTTGAGGATGAAGTCGGACCTGTTACCAGTGTGAGTTGGGCGCCTGATGGACGCCACATTGCAATTGGACTGGACAATTCTGAAGTACAGTTGTGGGATTCGACTGCTAATAAGCag cTGAGAACTTTGAGAGGTTGCCACAGATCACGAGTAGGCTCCATTGCATGGAACAATCACATTCTTACAACTGGAGGAATGGATGGCTGTATCGTTAATAATGATGTAAGAGTTAGATCACATATTGTTGAGACATACAGAGGACACGAACAAGAGGTTTGTGGGCTTAAATGGTCAGCCTCAGGCCAGCAATTAGCTAGTGGAGGAAATGATAACCTCCTCCATATATGGGACAGATCAGTGGCGTCTTCAAATTCACCGACTCAGTGGCTTCACAGGCTTGAAGACCATACAGCTGCTGTGAAAGCCCTTGCTTGGTGTCCTTTCCAGGGCAACTTATTAGCTTCTGGTGGAGGTGGGGGTGATCGGTGCATAAAGTTTTGGAACACCCACACAGGTGCATGTCTGAACTCGGTCAACACTGGCTCTCATGTTTGTGCTTTGCTGTGGAACAAGAATGAAAGAGAGCTGCTTAGTTCACATGGATTTACCCAAAATCAGCTTACTCTTTGGAAGTACCCCTCAATGGCTAAAATTACAGAACTCACTGGCCATACTTCTAGAGTTCTTTATATGGCTCAG AGCCCGGATGGTTGCACAGTGGCATCAGCAGCTGGTGATGAAACACTCAGATTCTGGAATGTTTTTGGGGTTCCTGAGGTGGCTAAACCAGCTCCCAAATCTAACCCTGAGCCTTTTGCTCATTTCAATCGTATCCGCTGA
- the LOC18793149 gene encoding HD domain-containing protein 2 isoform X1, translated as MSRLFCKSLLLTPSLVSAPIRFSFKSISSPSSTSRVHRMATEASSSPSSNADREATSSSSSAPASSAIDFLSLCHRLKTTKRAGWVKRDVKDPESIADHMYRMGLMALIASDIPGVDRDKCIKIALVHDIAEAIVGDITPSDGVPKAEKSRREQEALDHMCKLLGGGKIAEEIGELWMEYEGNSSPEAKIVKDLDKVEMILQALEYEKDQGKDLEEFFQSTAGKFQTDLGKSWASEVASRRKKQG; from the exons atgAGCCGGCTGTTCTGTAAATCGCTCCTCCTAACTCCCTCTCTCGTTTCCGCTCCGATAAGATTCTCATTCAAGTCCATTTCGTCACCGTCTTCCACTTCCAGGGTTCATCGTATGGCCACCGAGGCTTCGTCGTCACCGTCATCCAATGCAGACCGCGAAGcaacctcttcttcttcgtctgcCCCCGCTTCCTCTGCCATTGATTTTCTCTCACTCTGTCACCGCCTTAAG ACTACGAAACGAGCTGGATGGGTGAAGAGAGATGTAAAGGATCCAGAGTCTATAGCTGACCATATGTACCGAATGGGATTAATGGCTCTGATTGCTTCTGATATCCCCGGTGTCGATCGAGACAA GTGCATAAAAATCGCCCTTGTTCATGATATTGCTGAAG CCATTGTTGGGGACATAACGCCCTCCGATGGGGTTCCGAAGGCTGAGAAGAGTCGAAGAGAGCAAGAGGCATTAGACCACATGTGCAAATTACTTGGTGGAGGGAAAATAG CAGAAGAGATAGGTGAATTGTGGATGGAGTATGAGGGGAATTCCTCGCCAGAAGCTAAAATTGTTAAGGACCTTGACAAg GTTGAGATgatacttcaagccttggaatATGAAAAGG ATCAAGGAAAGGATTTAGAAGAGTTTTTTCAGTCAACTGCTG GGAAGTTTCAGACTGATTTGGGCAAATCATGGGCTTCAGAGGTAGCatcaagaaggaaaaagcAAGGCTAA
- the LOC18793149 gene encoding HD domain-containing protein 2 isoform X2, which translates to MSRLFCKSLLLTPSLVSAPIRFSFKSISSPSSTSRVHRMATEASSSPSSNADREATSSSSSAPASSAIDFLSLCHRLKTTKRAGWVKRDVKDPESIADHMYRMGLMALIASDIPGVDRDKCIKIALVHDIAEAIVGDITPSDGVPKAEKSRREQEALDHMCKLLGGGKIEEIGELWMEYEGNSSPEAKIVKDLDKVEMILQALEYEKDQGKDLEEFFQSTAGKFQTDLGKSWASEVASRRKKQG; encoded by the exons atgAGCCGGCTGTTCTGTAAATCGCTCCTCCTAACTCCCTCTCTCGTTTCCGCTCCGATAAGATTCTCATTCAAGTCCATTTCGTCACCGTCTTCCACTTCCAGGGTTCATCGTATGGCCACCGAGGCTTCGTCGTCACCGTCATCCAATGCAGACCGCGAAGcaacctcttcttcttcgtctgcCCCCGCTTCCTCTGCCATTGATTTTCTCTCACTCTGTCACCGCCTTAAG ACTACGAAACGAGCTGGATGGGTGAAGAGAGATGTAAAGGATCCAGAGTCTATAGCTGACCATATGTACCGAATGGGATTAATGGCTCTGATTGCTTCTGATATCCCCGGTGTCGATCGAGACAA GTGCATAAAAATCGCCCTTGTTCATGATATTGCTGAAG CCATTGTTGGGGACATAACGCCCTCCGATGGGGTTCCGAAGGCTGAGAAGAGTCGAAGAGAGCAAGAGGCATTAGACCACATGTGCAAATTACTTGGTGGAGGGAAAATAG AAGAGATAGGTGAATTGTGGATGGAGTATGAGGGGAATTCCTCGCCAGAAGCTAAAATTGTTAAGGACCTTGACAAg GTTGAGATgatacttcaagccttggaatATGAAAAGG ATCAAGGAAAGGATTTAGAAGAGTTTTTTCAGTCAACTGCTG GGAAGTTTCAGACTGATTTGGGCAAATCATGGGCTTCAGAGGTAGCatcaagaaggaaaaagcAAGGCTAA